CCAGGGTGACCACAAGCAGTACCATGTCATAGATGAGGGCCATCACAAAGTCCATGGGCTCGTAGGCGCAGGCTGGCCTCGTGTCACGCAGCACGGTGAGCACCAGCCACTCCACAGCGATGATGACTTGCACCAGCATCAGGCACAGCGCCAGGCCCACCAGCTGCCAGCCTGCGGGGCCCGTGCCATGCCGCACCAGCCTCCGCACGCGccatgcctggctcagcaggCAGGAGAAGCAGAGCGCAAAGAGGACGCCCCAGAGGAAGCGGCGGACGGAGCAGATGGTCTCGTCCTCCTGGATGATGAAGGCGAACGTCAGCCCGaagaggcccagggtccccaggaGGAACAGAAAGTGGAGGCCCACGGggctcttcttctccttctccttgatGAAGGGCAGCCGCACCAGGAGGATGAGCATCAGGAGCAGTGTGATCAGGGCACCCGCCCCGGCCACCGCCTCCACCACAATGCCCCAGATGGCGTCCAGGTCGCACAGGGACACGTACTGAGGGAGGAGGTCCAGCCCACAGCCTCGGGACGTGCTGGCGTTTTCAGAGGCCACTGAGGTGATCACGAAGAGCAGGAGGAAGGTGAGCACCTGGTGAGCTCTCATCTTTCTCTCTGATGCCACGAACATTCTAGAAAAGCCAAGGGGGGAATGGTTGGGGGGAAGGAAAGATGAATTCATTGGAAGACTCCCCCTCTCCCGACTTCTTGAAGAAGACCCGCCTCATTTCAAACCTGCAAGCGCACATGGCACCTTTGCACACATAGGAAAACGTGCTCCTTTCTTCAGGCACGGAGGTTTTGGGACCCATCTGTacccttggctgggtgcagtgaagAACGGTGAATCATCATCACTGGTGGCTGAACGACAGGGTAGGAGGGAGGCCAACTTCTCTGTAtacccttttgtattttttgaattgGATACTCTGTGCCACATCTGACCTCTTGAAAAATAAgaggaaggctgggcgtggtggctcatgcttgtaatcccagcagtttgggaggcagaggcgggcggatcacgaggtcaggagttcaagaccagcctggccaacacagtaaaacatcgtctctactaaaaaatacaaaaattagctgggcgtggtggcgggcgcctgtaatcccagctacttgggaggctgaggcagcacaattgcttgaacctgggaggcgaaggttgcagtgagctgagatcgtgccactgaactccagcttgggtgacggagctagactccgtctccaaaaaaaaaaaacaaagaaaggaaaataaggggaaaaaaatgaaactttaaagAGACAGCCACAGGCCAAGTGCTGCACTGGGAGAATGAGTGGCACACATTACCtggtctcagcctctcgaggCTAACAGCTAACAGCCAGGAATTGGACACATCCAGTCCTCACAATGCCCTGTGAGACAGCTCCTATTAGGACCTCCATCTTACAGGTGACAATACAGAGTCTCCAGGAGGTGACAACCTTtgcacaaggtcacacaactCAACTCCTGGGTGCGACCTCACTCCGAGGGCTCCcagcatttctttccttttttttttttatttgagacagagtctgtctgtcgcccaggctggagtgcagtggcgcaatcggaggctcactacagcctccgattccccaggttcaaacgattctcctgcctcagcctcctgagtagctgggattacaggcgtgcgccaccgcgcctggctaattttttttgtatttctagtagatactaggtttcaccatgttggccaggctggtctcgaactcctgacctcaggtgatccacccgcctcggcctcccaaagtgctggaatcccagcatttcaaATGTAGTAAACACAAAAGCAGCTGTCTTCCTTGGTTCCAGGCTGCGTCTCTCCCTCACCTCCCACGCTCGCTCTCTAGAACGTCTCTGGAGGATTCCCCGGAGTGCGTCTCTCCCTGGGAAACCTGCAGAATTCTCCCTGCTGCCCTCTCTCTTGCCCATATACGAGCTGGAGTCCACACAGCAGCCTCAGTGATGGGCCTAACCCAAGTCTCCTCTTGCCcctctgctccctctgcctggccactccTCCTCCCAGTGCTGAGCTCAGCTCTGATGCCATCAACTcagacttggccaaggtcacacccCAGTCCTCTCCACCACAGCCTCTGGTCTAATCGCGTCTGTCATTTTTTGGCTGTTTACTTTGTTTCTGCCTTCCCTTATTCCTGTCCTCCCATCCTCACTTCCTCCATTGCAAGACGTGGCAGGGCAGGGACATGGTCTCTCTTGTTCACCGGCAGACAAGGCTCCTTCAGTCTTGGCACGACTGACATTTGGGCTGGGTTGTTCTCTGTCATGGGGGACTGTGCGTTGCAGGatgcttagcagcatccctgggttCTACCCACTGGATACCGGTAGCACGTCCCCTCCTCCCACTGTGACAAcccaaaatgtctctagacaGTGCTAGATGTCCCCTGGGGGAGCAAAATCACCTGGATGAGAACCATGGCTGTAGACTCAAGCTTGACACACAGCACCTGGCACGATGTTTAGTAAATACTGAATGAATGAGAAACATAGTGAGGACCGTCCCCTACCTCACGGCTACCagctccttccctttttttttttttctctaacggCCCCTTGCTTTTGAAGGGAGCCTGGTCTTTAGGAAAGCCACAGCCCGCACAGCTGGCTGGATGCTTGTTTCCCGGCCTCTCAAGCCAGACTTACTGCCCCAGCTCAACCCACGTGTGGGGTTGTGACCAGCTGCTCTCCCCGGGCTCCAGTACGTCCCTGGGGCTTCCCTAAGTAAATGCGGTATCGACCACCTCACTGTTACAGAGATCCTGTGAGCATCTCAGATCCTGCCCTGGCTGTGAGGCTTTCCAGTGGCATAAATTATGGATGTTACTGAAGGAAAAGGTGCCTGGGGCTGTCgggctcatgtcctttgcctactgaTGAGAGCAGGCAGCCTCGGAATAGAAGGCATCTGGCCAGCATTCCGCCCCAGCATCCTGCTCAGGTACATTCCGGGGTGAGGATGCACCCCAGGCATCGGTCGGCCTGCAATCCAGCACTTATTCGTGGTCCTGCCACATCGGTCGCTGACGTGCCACCACAGCTACTTATGCTTTGTCCACACGCCACCTGGGCGGTTATTTACTTAACTTTTGAATCAACCCacttaaaagaaaaccaaacacattcAAGTATTTATCTCCAGACATTTTTAAATTGCTCATTgagactgagtgcagtggctcataactgtaatcccagcactttgggaggctgaggcaagaggatcacctgaggacaggagtttgagaccagcctggccagtatggtgaaaccctgtctctactaaaaataaaaaaaattagctgggcgtggtgccacgtgcctatagtcccagctacttgggaggctgaggcagaagaatcgcttgaacctgggaggtggaggtttcagtgcgccaagatcttgccactgcactccagcctgggcaacagagtgagactctgtctcaataaataaataagtaaaaataaaataaaatcgctCGTTGATGTAACCCATGTTGCATACCCACTGGGCGCATTTCAACCTACCACCCTTTGGAGAAACATCATCGTAGCACAATTGCTTGTCACGAGGTACTAAAGCACACGAGGGATCAAAATTTAAGAACTGGAGGTGTCAGAACAAAATGCCAACAGTCCCTGACCCAGTGGAGGGGCCCTGGAATGGATTCCCCTGAGACATCTCATCAATGGCCAGCTCAGTTAAGAGACTTCTCAGCAAGTTTCAGCAAGCAATACTGCAAGCAGCCTCTCTAATCCCATCCAGCCCCAGGGTGGCTGGGAGGATGACAGGCAGGAATGTGCTTTGCAGTCCTCACTACCACCGATTCCCCAACCCCTCCTCACCCAGTAGGCCAGTGGTTCCGAACCAGTTGCAATTTTGACCccaaggggacatttggcaatgtctagagacattttcgGTTGTCACAACTAGGGAGGGAGGTGCAATTGGTATCAGGGGGATAGAGACCAGCAATGCTGCCAAACATCCTACAATAGGACAGCTCCCACGAGAAAAGATTTTCCAGCCCTACAGGTCAACTGTGCCAAGGTGGAGCAAGCCTGGTTTAGGCACGTAAAGAGAGAATCGATGGGGAAGATGCCACAAAACCAGCCAGGCCCCTCAGCAGCAGGCCTGCACCCTGGGTCTCCTTGTAAGAACTTGGCCTTCTGAAGTTGTTTCCATTCACTCCTGGAGGGGGTTCTCTCTTTTCCAGACCTGGCTGCAAATTGGGACTTTTATTTCTCCAGCTCCTCCCACTTCCTGCTCAGCCATGCAATCGCAACAGAAAACCTATGTGGAGGATGCCAACACCAAGATGGCGACCAAGCTTCTGAAATGGTGCAGAGTTCTATGGCCCTGGTCCAGGTTTTCAGCTCCTGACTCCTCTCTGACATGGGAAATAGATACActcttgctttctgttttcatCCCTGAGGGTGGAACTCTCTGCTCTTCCGGGACAGCTGTTGTTTTCGCTGCTCAGCATCCGCTTCTCCCATTTCTGGAAAGAGCACCTGATTTTCCCTTGGAGAGCTACCTTGCGTCTGAGCTCCCAGCATGGGCATCTGCCCTAGGCCTGGCCAATCAGAGCATTTATGCTACCCTTAGCCACAGCGAGTGGTTCATGGAAAGGCACGTGGCCTGAGGCAGGCCCGTGAGAATCCGCTCTAGGATTGTTCTAGCACTCACTGGAAAGAGGTCTTCTCTTTCTGCTGGGGTTGAAAAACTACAAGGATGGAGGCCTGAAGCTGGAGAACACACAGGGTGAGAACTTGTCTGAGAGTAAAGCTGTCCCAGAGGAAACAGCTATGGGATGGACCACAGTCCTAATACACTGAATGGCTGGATTCATCCATGCCTGAAGCCAGCCTGGTCTATGCAGTTCCGGCAGCCAGTTaactcccccagcccctgctttttttggATTAAGCCAGTTTGAGCTGGGTTTCTGTCAATTACCAACAAAGAAGTTCTAATGTTCCTCCCACATCTTATGGCCCCCTTCTTCCAGGAAGTCCTCCCTACCCAATATCTAAGCACACAGATGCAACTGATGGCACCACTTGTCTCAAGTGGGTCATTATCATTGCCAAGGCTGCCCATGAGGTGACAGCCACCCACTCCATAGAACAATGTCCAGGATGTTTGGGGGAGGGGTGTGGAATACTGCCTCACAGACTGACGCTGAGGCAGCTCATCTAGGATTTCTGGGGGATTCAGAAATGCCCCCCAGAGTTTCCTATTGCAGCCAAAGTGACAACAACAATAACTGGTTAACCCTTACAGTGCTATGTTCTAGGCACTCTGTGTACTCCGCGTATATCAATACCTAATGATCCACATTATAATTCTATAAGGTAAGTActattactatctccattttacaggagaCAAAACCTGGCACAGGGAAGACAGCaggcttgtccaaggtcacgcAGCTACAAAGGGGAGAGGCCAGACGCAAACAATTGTCCTATTGCTTGTTACTACACACTAGCTTTTACTACACACTAGAGTCCCAGAAGTGCCACTTGCTGAGCCTTTGACTGGCAAGTCAATCAAAGTAGATTCtccctggccgggcacagtggctcacgcctgtaatcccagcactctgggaggccgaggcaggcagatcatttaaggacagaagttcgagaccagtctagccaacgtggtgaaaccccgtctctactaaaaatacaaaaatgagctgggtgtggtggcacgtgcctgtgatcccagctacttgggggactgaggcaggagaatgatgtgaacccgggaggcggaggttgcagtgagctgaggtcacgccactgcactctagcctgggcaacagagtgagactctgtcttaaaaacaaacaaacaaacaaacaaacaaacaaaaaacccaaagtaGATTCTCCCTGTCCTTGTCAATCTTTTGAGTGTTATCTTTGTAGCGTGTACCTcaattttcaattatttgattttatttttttgagacagagtctcgctctgttgcccaggctagagtgcagtggcatgatctcggctcactgcaacctctgcctcctgggctcaagccgttatcctgcctcagcctcccaggtagctgggatcacaggcacctggctaatttttgtattttagcagagacggaggttttgccatgttggccaggctggtcttgaactcctgacctcaagtgatctgcccgcctcagcctcccaaagtgctgggattacaggcgtgagccaccacacagggccagattattttatttgtattactcTTTTGGTCTGTTCCTCACCATTCccctcttcccccaacccctaCCTCATGCCCGGGACCTTGTCGTCTGCACcatttccccagtgcctggcacttgggCAGTGCTCACAATCCAGTTGccgaatgaatggataaatgtggTCTCCAAACCTCACGCCACCCCGAAAGGCTGTGTGTTCTCATTCCcatttatagaggaggaaactgagggtctGAGAGGTTTACATCGAAGTTTGGTTCTCGGGCTGGCAAAAGCAGCAACATCGCCCTGGAGCtctttagaaatgcagattctcagggcGTGGGTCCAGCCACCAGTGCTTCCACCAGTGCTGCAGGCGATGTGGGGGTGTACTGAGGCTGGATACACAAGGACACGTACAGCAGCAAGAGCCAGAACTCAGAGCCCTAGCTCCttcacctccccaccccagcccaagACAAGGCAGGCAATGCCCACGATCCACTGTGCCCCATGGCAGGTAAGCCCCCATCCTGCTAAATTAGCCACCTGGTGCCTCCCACCCCCGAGAGCTGGGCAGCTCTCCAGGAGCCTCAGAAGGAACAATACCAGATTAGAGGTTTTGAGTCAGCCTCGAGGCAGGATTGATTGGGACGAGATGAATATATGGCAACAAACCCGTGGGATGCAGGCgtgcacttctcaaaaggagtAATGAATAAATGTGAACGAATGCACAAGACTCAGCTCACATACTAATTACCTTTGCTGCCAGCCAGGCTCCTAGAAATGTGACTCACTCAGATGCTCTTAAATATACTgcatttctctctgtctcacacacacacacacaccacacacacacgcgcgcgcgcgcgcatgcACGCACTCTGCAGAGGGGCCAGAAGCAGCTAGCAGGTGGAGGAACAGCACACTCTATCTCTCCACGTgctggggcctgcagaggccagaACACAGGCAGGCAGGATTCCTTGTGTGAGAAGGAAAACAAGGCCTGCCCGGAGGCTACACCAGGGCCATACCTTGGTGTGAACTTAGGAATCAGATCTCCCAGTTTCCGATCATGTCCCCACACCACCTGCTAGCACCTTGTGACTCTGGGCAGCTGCCATAAGGcgcctcatctgcaaaacaaagGTGCTAACAGTGTCCACCCCATGGGGTTGCGGTGACGGTTAAAATAATTAGGGTTTAGGACGGTAGTTAATGGGGTAAGCACTTTATATAAGGTGtctattaaatacataaaaaaggccaagcgcagtagctcacacctgtaatcccagcactttgggaggcccaaggcaggcaaatcgcttgagcccaggagttggagaccagcctgggcaacatagtgaaaccctgtctctataaaaatacaaaaattagccaggtgtggtggtgtgtgcctgtaatcctagctactcaggaggctgaggtgggaggatcgcttgagcccaagagtttgagctgcagtgagccgtgattgagccacttcactccagcctaggtgacagcatAAAGACCCTgctcaaaatataataataataaaataaaataaataataataaaataaaataaaataaaaaagattggcAAACGCTCCCTTGTCTGAGGTGGTGAGCTCTTCTGAAACTGATTTTTCTAGAAGGGGTGGTTGCCATGGAGATGGTGTTGTAACGAGGTGGCTCGGCTAGGTATTTGTCCACCGCTGGTTTccaagctcatgcctgtaatcccagcactctggaaggctgaggtgggagactgcttgaggccaggagttcaagaccagcctgggcaagatagcaagactctgtctctgttataaataaaatacaataaaataaaataaaataaaataaaataaaataaaataagaaaagaatgtgTTGTAATGAGATTACTGGTTTAGGTTTTTGTCCACTGCTGGCTTCTAGCCTCCCCCATCAAACATCAACGAAAGAGGTCCCTGAGGTGGTGTGAAGGGGAGACCCTCTTGGGGTGGTTGGCCCTGGGGATTCCCACACTCTTCTGCAACCTGCAGCAGATGCTCTAAGTGAGAGCCTCGCTGTGGAGGTAGAACCTAGGCCAGAGGACCTTGGGGTGCCCTGAAACCAGGCATCTTTCTTGCGGAGTCAGACCCAGGACACCTGGAGAGCAGACACCAGCCATTCTCTTGGGAACCAGCATCCTCATCTTCCCTTTCACTCACGGGAAAGGAGACATGAAATGTATAAAACCGTTCTAGAACATTCTTACTGGCCTTGCCCCAGCTGCTACCAGCACGGCTCCACCCTGTGTCCCCTCGACCCCAGCCATGTCCCCTCGACCCCAGCCATGTCCCCTCCGAGTGTCTAGCAGGGCAGTGGCATCTTAACCTACCTTCTCTAAAGATGGCGGTGGGCACTGGAACACAGAAGGGAAAGACAAAATGAGCAGGTGGGGTGGGAGTGGATTTCCGAGCCCTGCGCATATTTAATAGTTCAGTGCCCAGTACCCACATGAATACGGGTACACAGTTCACTCTCCCATCAGGCTGAAAGGCCTCAGTGGGAGGCAGGCCAGAAGAGGGGAGTCAGATAGAGCTATATGACACTGagcattacttaacctctctgaacctcggtctcttcatctgtaaaatggggataatgatagcgCTGCCTTACAAGGCTGGTGTGAGAAGTACGTGAAAAATagtctgggccaggcatgatggctcatgcctgtaatcccagcactatgggaggcaggagattgcttgaggaagggagttcaagaccagcctgggcaacgtagcaagactgtctctattataaatacataaaacaagaaaagaaaagtcaggtTTGGTGCCCGACACAGAGGAAGCAACAGGTTTTTAGTGAATTGCTTGTTAAAAAGTCaatcatggccaggcgcggtggctcatgcctgtaatcccagcactttaggaggctggggtgggcagatcacttgaggacaggagtttgaaaccagcctgg
This sequence is a window from Gorilla gorilla gorilla isolate KB3781 chromosome 18, NHGRI_mGorGor1-v2.1_pri, whole genome shotgun sequence. Protein-coding genes within it:
- the GPRC5B gene encoding G-protein coupled receptor family C group 5 member B isoform X1; the protein is MFVASERKMRAHQVLTFLLLFVITSVASENASTSRGCGLDLLPQYVSLCDLDAIWGIVVEAVAGAGALITLLLMLILLVRLPFIKEKEKKSPVGLHFLFLLGTLGLFGLTFAFIIQEDETICSVRRFLWGVLFALCFSCLLSQAWRVRRLVRHGTGPAGWQLVGLALCLMLVQVIIAVEWLVLTVLRDTRPACAYEPMDFVMALIYDMVLLVVTLGLALFTLCGKFKRWKLNGAFLLITAFLSVLIWVAWMTMYLFGNVKLQQGDAWNDPTLAITLAASGWVFVIFHAIPEIHCTLLPALQENTPNYFDTSQPRMRETAFEEDVQLPRAYMENKAFSMDEHNAALRTAGFPNGSLGKRPSGSLGKRPSAPFRSNVYQPTEMAVVLNGGTIPTAPPSHTGRHLW